One Nonomuraea angiospora DNA segment encodes these proteins:
- a CDS encoding peptidoglycan-binding protein, whose amino-acid sequence MAIDLVLRKDWNARPPRGDYTQLDSTKGVKVHYTGGRVDPGIVSDHSGCVSLVRSIQAFHMDDNGWIDIGYCVDEETELLTRQGWKSYRDLRAGDVALTLDHGTGMSEWQPVLEVCVFPAMEREMIRMEGPAHSSLTTPHHRWPVERQAGEDTRRLWVTTETIGHRDRIPVAAPCADLPAEPKWSDAFVELVAWFAAGGESSAGAVAIHRSRRDPAQLMRVRAALHGVFGPPAGGASRWRETAKDDLVEFRLPADAGRQLVEVAPGRVPGYAFLLSLTRAQLALFLETSLTAGDAGRDRLAREDRAAAEAYMFAALLSGSGAAMSRLPETGMWLTTIRRRHSVMPRPALRIRRETYRGRIWCPRTENQSWLARREGTVYFTGNTMVACPHRKVFEGRGLHHLPAANGPGLNAGHYAVLGLVGNAGLVQPPDGVLHAVLDAVQYLRDKGGAGTEIKGHRDGYSTDCPGDPLYDWIRRGAPRPGGTPPAEPDAPSFPGRLLKYPPVMHGEDVRTWQARMSKRGFDLAVDGAYGAGSREACRRFQRRQGIEDDGVVGPLTWRLTWEAPAS is encoded by the coding sequence GTGGCCATCGACCTGGTGTTACGCAAAGACTGGAACGCCCGCCCGCCGCGCGGCGACTACACGCAGCTCGACTCCACCAAGGGAGTGAAGGTCCACTACACGGGCGGCAGAGTCGACCCCGGCATCGTCTCCGACCACAGCGGGTGCGTCTCGCTGGTGCGCTCGATCCAGGCGTTCCACATGGACGACAACGGCTGGATCGACATCGGCTACTGCGTCGACGAGGAGACCGAGCTCCTCACCCGGCAGGGGTGGAAGTCGTACCGGGACCTGCGCGCGGGCGACGTCGCGCTCACGCTCGACCACGGCACGGGCATGTCCGAGTGGCAGCCCGTGCTGGAGGTGTGCGTGTTCCCGGCGATGGAGCGGGAGATGATCCGGATGGAGGGGCCCGCCCACTCCTCCCTGACCACCCCCCATCACCGCTGGCCCGTCGAGCGCCAGGCGGGCGAGGACACGCGGCGCCTGTGGGTGACCACCGAGACCATCGGTCACCGGGACCGCATCCCGGTCGCGGCGCCCTGCGCCGACCTGCCGGCCGAGCCGAAGTGGTCGGACGCCTTCGTGGAGCTGGTCGCGTGGTTCGCGGCCGGGGGCGAGTCGAGCGCGGGCGCCGTCGCGATCCACCGGTCGCGGCGGGACCCGGCGCAGCTCATGCGCGTCCGCGCCGCGCTCCACGGCGTCTTCGGCCCTCCCGCTGGGGGCGCGTCCCGCTGGAGGGAGACGGCCAAGGACGATCTCGTCGAGTTCCGGCTCCCGGCCGACGCCGGACGGCAACTGGTCGAGGTGGCGCCCGGCAGGGTGCCGGGGTACGCGTTCCTCCTGTCACTGACCCGGGCCCAGCTCGCCCTGTTCCTGGAGACCTCCCTGACGGCGGGCGACGCCGGGCGCGACAGGCTCGCCCGCGAGGACCGGGCGGCGGCGGAGGCGTACATGTTCGCCGCGCTGCTGTCGGGGTCGGGAGCGGCCATGAGCCGCCTGCCCGAGACCGGCATGTGGCTGACCACGATCCGGCGCCGGCACTCCGTCATGCCCCGGCCCGCCCTGAGGATCCGGAGGGAGACCTACCGCGGCCGGATCTGGTGTCCCCGGACCGAGAACCAGAGCTGGCTGGCCCGCCGCGAGGGGACCGTCTACTTCACCGGCAACACCATGGTCGCCTGCCCGCACCGCAAGGTGTTCGAGGGGCGAGGTCTGCACCACCTGCCCGCCGCCAACGGCCCCGGGCTCAACGCCGGCCACTACGCGGTGCTGGGGCTCGTCGGCAACGCGGGGCTCGTCCAGCCGCCCGACGGGGTGCTGCACGCGGTCCTGGACGCCGTCCAGTACCTGCGCGACAAGGGCGGCGCGGGCACGGAGATCAAGGGGCACCGCGACGGCTACTCGACCGACTGCCCCGGCGACCCGCTCTACGACTGGATCCGGCGCGGCGCGCCCCGGCCGGGCGGGACCCCGCCCGCGGAGCCGGACGCGCCGTCGTTCCCCGGGCGGCTGCTGAAGTATCCGCCGGTCATGCACGGCGAGGACGTGCGCACCTGGCAGGCGCGGATGAGCAAGCGCGGCTTCGACCTGGCCGTGGACGGGGCGTACGGCGCCGGGTCGCGCGAGGCGTGCCGCAGGTTCCAGCGGCGGCAGGGCATCGAGGACGACGGGGTCGTGGGCCCCCTGACCTGGCGGCTGACGTGGGAGGCGCCCGCGTCGTGA
- a CDS encoding CASTOR/POLLUX-related putative ion channel: MSKATFRERARYWFDNTMSRGTASLIGWLAVVSVGLIVVVAGLTLWLAPNEPDGVNGPGHVLWIALMHALNPGKLASDKGSTAYMAVMFAGSIGGLFVVSMLVGLLSNGLKQKVDRLRRGRSRIVESGHTVVLGWSDQVFTIVAELVKAHASQKGSVIAVLADRDKLAMEDDIREAVGDLGRTRLVCRTGRPTEPRDLALMNLATARSIVVLSPEGEDPDAHVIKILLALAKRRGVHPPVVAGLASSRNIAAARLAGGEDVHLVDSDDTASRLIVQSSRQSGMSVVCMDLLNFDGGEIYLRTPKKLVGVTYGEALHAYQTASVIGLRRPTGVVLNPPMDTVVNADDEVIVIAHDDSHIRLAAGKPSMEESAIVEAQAPPTEPERTLLLNWNGRAEQIVRYLDGYVAPGSVLEIAADHPKAGTGLAGLRNLTVNVKDCDTTDRYALESLGVGLFQHVIVLSDDRFAAHHADTRTLMTLLQLRDMQSTLGEHYSIVSEMHDENNRALAEVTEADDIVISDTVIGLLLAQLAENRHLADVFGYLFDSRGSEIYPRPAASYVKTGTRVHFATVVESARRRGETAIGYRNALARNDPPHYGIVLNPDKSEPVVLNHGDSVIVLAER, translated from the coding sequence GTGTCGAAGGCGACGTTCCGTGAACGGGCGCGTTACTGGTTCGACAACACCATGTCCAGGGGAACCGCCTCGTTGATCGGCTGGCTGGCCGTGGTGTCGGTGGGGCTGATCGTGGTCGTGGCCGGGCTCACGCTCTGGCTGGCGCCGAACGAGCCCGACGGTGTGAACGGCCCCGGACATGTGCTCTGGATCGCGCTCATGCACGCGCTGAACCCAGGCAAGCTCGCCAGTGACAAGGGCTCGACCGCGTACATGGCCGTGATGTTCGCCGGGTCGATCGGCGGCCTGTTCGTCGTCAGCATGCTCGTCGGCCTGCTGTCCAACGGGCTCAAGCAGAAGGTGGACCGCCTGCGCAGGGGGCGCTCGCGGATCGTCGAGTCCGGCCACACGGTGGTCCTCGGCTGGTCGGACCAGGTGTTCACGATCGTGGCCGAGCTGGTCAAGGCGCACGCCAGCCAGAAGGGCTCGGTCATCGCCGTCCTGGCCGACCGCGACAAGCTGGCCATGGAGGACGACATCCGCGAGGCCGTCGGGGACCTCGGCAGGACCCGGCTGGTCTGCCGCACCGGGCGGCCCACGGAGCCGCGCGACCTCGCGCTGATGAACCTGGCCACCGCCCGTTCGATCGTCGTGCTCTCGCCCGAGGGCGAGGACCCGGACGCGCACGTCATCAAGATCCTGCTCGCGCTGGCCAAGCGGCGCGGCGTCCACCCGCCGGTGGTCGCCGGGCTCGCCTCCAGCCGCAACATCGCCGCCGCCCGCCTGGCCGGCGGCGAGGACGTGCACCTCGTCGACTCCGACGACACCGCCTCCCGGCTCATCGTGCAGTCCTCGCGCCAGTCGGGCATGTCCGTCGTCTGCATGGACCTGCTGAACTTCGACGGCGGCGAGATCTACCTGCGCACGCCCAAGAAGCTCGTCGGCGTCACGTACGGGGAGGCGCTGCACGCCTACCAGACCGCCTCCGTCATCGGCCTGCGCCGGCCGACCGGCGTCGTGCTGAACCCGCCCATGGACACCGTCGTCAACGCCGACGACGAGGTCATCGTCATCGCCCACGACGACTCCCACATCCGCCTGGCCGCCGGCAAGCCGTCCATGGAGGAGTCCGCGATCGTCGAGGCGCAGGCGCCGCCCACCGAGCCCGAGCGCACGCTCCTGCTCAACTGGAACGGCCGGGCCGAGCAGATCGTCCGCTACCTCGACGGCTACGTGGCCCCCGGCTCGGTGCTGGAGATCGCCGCCGACCACCCCAAGGCCGGCACCGGCCTGGCGGGCCTGCGCAACCTCACCGTGAACGTCAAGGACTGCGACACCACCGACAGGTACGCCCTGGAGTCCCTCGGCGTCGGCCTCTTCCAGCACGTCATCGTGCTCTCCGACGACCGCTTCGCCGCCCACCACGCCGACACGCGCACGCTCATGACGCTGCTGCAGCTCCGCGACATGCAGAGCACGCTCGGCGAGCACTACTCGATCGTCAGCGAGATGCACGACGAGAACAACCGGGCCCTGGCCGAGGTCACCGAGGCCGACGACATCGTGATCAGCGACACCGTCATCGGCCTGCTGCTCGCCCAGCTCGCCGAGAACCGGCACCTGGCGGACGTGTTCGGCTACCTGTTCGACTCGCGCGGCTCGGAGATCTACCCCAGGCCCGCCGCCTCCTACGTCAAGACGGGGACGCGCGTGCACTTCGCCACGGTCGTGGAGTCGGCCAGGCGCAGGGGCGAGACCGCCATCGGCTACCGCAACGCCCTGGCGCGCAACGACCCGCCGCACTACGGCATCGTCCTCAATCCCGACAAGTCCGAGCCCGTCGTCCTGAACCACGGCGATTCGGTGATCGTCCTCGCCGAGCGCTGA
- a CDS encoding DUF6493 family protein, with translation MTAWETVVAAIDTGDPQRVAERVLALGERERREVAALLPAHIAVAEERAHARDLERFTRRERESEAAWREHVRRAERAGRTVHEYERWEWNTPWNPPWPMEREENWAGSLRVAGAATIGGAAAVVAWLNRREFQERGEMSGATTAILEGVLSARPAAWQEDFATRAALRLRPAPRRRRRPDETDALALAMLRRTGVVPPEHDPLVVAWVRRPPVREDPLLDHLLPRLFEAEGVGAALRGERAEPPARGTWLATLKKLAGQGRRDLLLDGCVRRFLRGGEAADLRFFVRLHELLQPTSDEVSKRAADYLRLLPAAPGPVAEAALRHLRGLDHLDHADVSEALRALLFRPERKLVTAGLTWLDAVARAWPGDLDELAPALGYAFACESADVQGRAVRIAVKHAKRFTPVGAQALRDSFGVLPHQLGETLVAVFGGEAAEEPPEPFTPAELPAPRYAEAFPAPVATPVELGPCWGGWESAELWLAGVVRLHHDDRDGLVAKLSEWRLGRRSHERPWLDVWQWCEEIARLILTGGSPADGLPRGGAVSAPHLFLLRRWAEVHSALQGGALPPYLLAEPTEGTGHVDAGELVARLAGYERCGVEALPADLQQALLRLPREVAPEVVARARLLTSEAGRAAARWMDGGRPEPVTEVGWLASGRLDPGGEYRDDREPADTRTPDLAPRIRVAPTGLPLVDELFTEPGRRREGQDGLLPWWPYVMPSHREVVALHFLPHLLYGWPTQGAGPPEAYALALADGPWGEGMALVPAFLLADPSWSKLPVVRAGLVVDLAARGDGDAEEIGRQLGLLLRRTWLKPGPVLETLESAAEQGAHREVWRIMTGFLPVFLPGPEERPHTRHTQVLAFALRTARWAGARGPVPCVAEIAERRASNNFVREARRLHTYLT, from the coding sequence GTGACCGCATGGGAGACGGTGGTGGCGGCCATCGACACCGGAGACCCGCAGCGGGTCGCCGAACGCGTGCTCGCCCTCGGCGAGCGCGAGCGCCGCGAGGTGGCCGCCCTGCTCCCCGCTCACATCGCCGTGGCCGAGGAGCGGGCCCATGCCCGGGACCTGGAGCGGTTCACCAGGCGGGAGCGCGAGAGCGAGGCCGCCTGGCGCGAGCACGTGCGCCGGGCCGAGCGCGCCGGCCGCACCGTCCACGAGTACGAGCGCTGGGAGTGGAACACCCCCTGGAACCCGCCCTGGCCGATGGAGCGCGAGGAGAACTGGGCCGGCTCCCTGCGGGTCGCGGGCGCGGCCACCATCGGCGGTGCGGCGGCCGTCGTGGCCTGGCTCAACCGCCGCGAGTTCCAGGAGCGCGGGGAGATGAGCGGCGCCACCACCGCGATCCTCGAAGGCGTCCTGTCCGCCCGCCCGGCCGCGTGGCAGGAGGACTTCGCCACCCGCGCCGCGCTCCGGCTGCGCCCGGCCCCCCGCCGGCGCCGCCGCCCGGACGAGACGGACGCGCTCGCCCTGGCCATGCTGCGCCGCACCGGCGTGGTCCCGCCCGAGCACGACCCCCTCGTGGTGGCCTGGGTACGCCGCCCGCCCGTCCGCGAGGACCCGCTGCTCGACCACCTCCTGCCCCGGCTCTTCGAGGCGGAGGGCGTGGGCGCGGCGCTGCGTGGCGAGCGCGCGGAGCCGCCGGCGCGCGGCACGTGGCTGGCCACGCTCAAGAAGCTGGCCGGTCAGGGCCGCCGCGACCTGCTGCTCGACGGGTGCGTACGGCGCTTCCTGCGCGGTGGCGAGGCCGCCGACCTGCGCTTCTTCGTCCGCCTGCACGAGCTGCTCCAGCCGACCTCCGACGAGGTGAGCAAGCGCGCCGCCGACTACCTGCGGCTGCTGCCCGCCGCGCCCGGACCCGTCGCGGAGGCGGCGCTGCGCCACCTGCGCGGGCTCGACCACCTGGACCACGCCGACGTGTCGGAGGCGCTGCGGGCGCTGCTGTTCAGGCCGGAGCGCAAGCTGGTGACGGCCGGGCTGACCTGGCTCGACGCCGTCGCCCGCGCCTGGCCGGGCGACCTCGACGAGCTCGCGCCCGCGCTGGGATACGCCTTCGCCTGCGAGTCCGCCGACGTGCAGGGGCGGGCGGTGCGGATCGCGGTCAAGCACGCCAAGCGGTTCACGCCGGTGGGGGCGCAGGCCCTGCGGGACTCGTTCGGGGTGCTGCCGCACCAGCTCGGGGAGACCCTCGTGGCGGTGTTCGGCGGGGAGGCCGCCGAGGAGCCGCCGGAGCCCTTCACGCCCGCCGAGCTGCCGGCGCCGCGCTACGCCGAGGCGTTCCCCGCGCCGGTGGCCACGCCCGTGGAGCTGGGGCCGTGCTGGGGCGGATGGGAGTCCGCGGAGCTGTGGCTGGCGGGCGTCGTCCGGCTGCACCACGACGACCGCGACGGGCTCGTGGCGAAGCTGTCGGAGTGGCGGCTGGGCCGCCGCTCGCACGAACGGCCGTGGCTGGACGTCTGGCAATGGTGCGAGGAGATCGCCCGGCTGATCCTGACGGGCGGCTCCCCGGCCGACGGGCTGCCCCGGGGCGGCGCGGTGTCGGCTCCGCACCTGTTCCTGCTGCGGCGGTGGGCCGAGGTCCACTCGGCGCTCCAGGGCGGCGCCCTCCCGCCGTACCTGCTGGCCGAGCCCACCGAGGGCACCGGGCACGTGGACGCCGGGGAGCTCGTGGCGCGGCTGGCGGGCTACGAGCGGTGCGGCGTCGAGGCCCTGCCGGCGGACCTGCAGCAGGCGCTGCTGCGGCTGCCGCGCGAGGTGGCGCCCGAGGTGGTGGCGCGGGCGCGGCTGCTCACCTCGGAGGCGGGGCGGGCGGCGGCCCGGTGGATGGACGGCGGCCGCCCCGAGCCGGTCACGGAGGTCGGCTGGCTCGCCTCCGGGCGGCTGGACCCCGGCGGCGAATACCGCGACGACCGGGAGCCGGCCGACACCCGGACCCCCGACCTGGCGCCCAGGATCCGGGTGGCGCCGACGGGGCTGCCGCTGGTCGACGAGCTGTTCACCGAGCCCGGCCGGCGGCGGGAAGGCCAGGACGGGCTGCTGCCGTGGTGGCCGTACGTGATGCCGTCCCACCGGGAGGTCGTCGCGCTGCACTTCCTCCCGCACCTGCTGTACGGGTGGCCGACGCAGGGGGCGGGGCCGCCCGAGGCGTACGCCCTCGCGCTGGCCGACGGCCCGTGGGGCGAGGGGATGGCGCTCGTGCCGGCGTTCCTGCTGGCCGACCCGTCCTGGTCGAAGCTGCCCGTGGTGCGGGCGGGCCTGGTGGTGGACCTGGCGGCCCGCGGCGACGGGGACGCCGAAGAGATCGGCCGGCAGCTCGGGCTGCTGCTGCGCAGGACGTGGCTCAAGCCCGGCCCGGTTCTCGAGACCCTGGAGAGCGCGGCAGAGCAGGGAGCGCACCGGGAGGTGTGGCGGATCATGACCGGGTTCCTGCCGGTGTTCCTGCCGGGGCCGGAGGAACGGCCGCACACCCGGCACACGCAGGTGCTCGCCTTCGCGCTGCGCACCGCCCGGTGGGCCGGAGCCCGGGGGCCGGTGCCCTGCGTGGCGGAGATCGCCGAGCGGCGGGCGTCGAACAACTTCGTCCGCGAGGCCCGCCGCCTGCACACCTACCTGACGTGA
- the mtnA gene encoding S-methyl-5-thioribose-1-phosphate isomerase — translation MRTIDWVDGAVELVDQTLLPDKCVTLRIHTVDELVDAIRRLAVRGAPALGVAGALGVVLADGDPARIARLRAARPTAVNLAWGVDRAAAHLREGRESVLAAALRVRDDDIAACVAMGERGADLLEGDRLRIMTVCNTGGLAAVERGTALGVVQTLHERGRLAEVLAMETRPLLQGARLTTWELSRMGAPHRLIADSAGPYLLAKGEVDAVLIGADRIAANGDTANKIGSYALALGAERAGVPFVVVAPESTIDPHTPTGEHIQIEDRGADEVVTVRGVRVAPEGTQALNPAFDVTPHDLITAIVTDKRVIRP, via the coding sequence GTGAGGACCATTGACTGGGTGGACGGCGCCGTCGAGCTCGTCGACCAGACACTGCTGCCCGACAAGTGCGTGACGCTGCGCATCCACACCGTGGACGAACTCGTGGACGCCATCCGGCGGCTGGCCGTGCGCGGCGCGCCCGCGCTGGGCGTGGCGGGGGCGCTCGGCGTGGTGCTGGCCGACGGCGACCCCGCGCGGATCGCCCGGCTCCGCGCCGCCCGGCCCACCGCCGTCAACCTCGCGTGGGGCGTCGACCGGGCCGCCGCCCACCTGCGGGAAGGCCGCGAGTCCGTGCTCGCGGCCGCGCTGCGCGTGCGCGACGACGACATCGCCGCCTGCGTGGCCATGGGGGAGCGCGGGGCCGACCTGCTCGAAGGCGACCGGCTGCGGATCATGACCGTGTGCAACACCGGCGGGCTGGCCGCCGTCGAACGCGGCACCGCGCTCGGCGTCGTGCAGACGCTCCACGAGCGCGGGCGGCTGGCCGAGGTGCTCGCGATGGAGACCCGCCCGCTGCTGCAGGGCGCCCGGCTCACCACCTGGGAGCTGTCCAGGATGGGGGCGCCGCACCGGCTCATCGCCGACTCGGCGGGGCCGTACCTGCTGGCCAAGGGCGAGGTGGACGCCGTGCTCATCGGCGCCGACCGCATCGCCGCCAACGGCGACACCGCCAACAAGATCGGCTCGTACGCCCTCGCGCTCGGCGCGGAGCGCGCCGGGGTGCCGTTCGTGGTGGTCGCGCCCGAGTCCACGATCGACCCGCACACCCCCACCGGCGAGCACATCCAGATCGAGGACAGAGGGGCGGACGAGGTCGTGACGGTCAGAGGTGTACGCGTGGCGCCTGAGGGCACCCAGGCGTTGAACCCGGCCTTCGACGTGACGCCGCACGATCTCATCACCGCGATCGTGACGGACAAGCGGGTGATCAGACCCTAG
- a CDS encoding serine/threonine-protein kinase has translation MASPLRPDDPPSLGDYRLSGRLGEGGQGVVYLAQTAAGEPVAIKLLSAGDQQTRARLARELDALEGIASFCTARVLDVSADGPRPFVVSEFVDGPSLADRVRERGPLRGGDLERLAVGTATALAAIHAAGIVHRDFKPANVLLGPDGPRVVDFGIARAEGAATMTSGLIGTPAYLAPEQIGGSPASPASDVFAWASSMLFAATGTSPFGADTVPAVLHRVLHVEPDLAQLPPRLRGVIASCLVKDPSRRPTAQHLMMSLVNPNAPPAHLPQGPAVPESLGTGPRPQAAITTQGTGGTRSRGLLIGALAVLVALAAAVVTMLSADRTPTSLADQGDHSSSPVPPESPAPSTPPESPPESRPESPPESADSTTPAASGGKLKIPAAYAGTWTGRTRSTNPMDTDGAENTVVLKPGASTAQWSEKDAGVSCRGTITLTQVEASRLTFSLEAMEGGCIPGTVWLAKQGDAVSYTWRDEPGPGIVTQTGTLSKT, from the coding sequence ATGGCGAGCCCCCTGCGACCGGACGACCCGCCGTCCCTGGGCGACTACCGCCTGTCCGGCCGGCTCGGGGAGGGCGGGCAGGGCGTGGTCTACCTCGCCCAGACCGCCGCCGGCGAGCCGGTCGCGATCAAGTTGCTGAGCGCGGGCGACCAGCAGACGCGGGCCAGGCTGGCGCGCGAGCTGGACGCGCTGGAGGGCATCGCCTCCTTCTGCACCGCGCGGGTCCTCGACGTCTCGGCCGACGGGCCCCGGCCGTTCGTGGTGAGCGAGTTCGTGGACGGCCCCTCGCTGGCCGACCGGGTGCGCGAGCGCGGCCCCCTGCGCGGCGGCGACCTCGAACGCCTGGCGGTCGGCACGGCCACCGCCCTGGCCGCCATCCACGCGGCCGGGATCGTGCACCGCGACTTCAAGCCGGCCAACGTGCTGCTCGGGCCCGACGGGCCCAGGGTGGTGGACTTCGGCATCGCCCGGGCCGAGGGGGCGGCCACGATGACCTCCGGCCTGATCGGCACCCCCGCCTACCTGGCGCCCGAGCAGATCGGCGGCTCGCCCGCCTCGCCCGCCTCCGACGTGTTCGCGTGGGCCTCGTCGATGCTGTTCGCGGCCACGGGCACGAGCCCGTTCGGGGCGGACACCGTGCCCGCCGTGCTGCACCGGGTGCTCCACGTGGAGCCGGACCTGGCGCAGCTGCCGCCACGCCTGCGCGGGGTGATCGCGTCCTGCCTGGTCAAGGACCCGTCGCGGCGGCCCACGGCCCAGCACCTGATGATGTCCCTGGTCAACCCCAACGCCCCGCCGGCCCACCTCCCGCAGGGCCCCGCCGTTCCCGAGAGCCTTGGCACGGGGCCGCGCCCCCAGGCCGCGATCACCACCCAGGGGACGGGGGGCACCCGCTCGCGGGGCCTGCTCATCGGCGCGCTGGCGGTCCTGGTCGCCCTCGCCGCGGCCGTCGTCACGATGCTCTCCGCCGATCGCACCCCGACCTCGCTCGCCGACCAGGGCGACCACTCCTCCTCGCCCGTCCCTCCGGAGTCCCCGGCACCGTCCACCCCGCCGGAGTCCCCACCGGAGTCCCGACCGGAGTCCCCACCGGAGTCCGCGGACAGCACGACGCCCGCCGCCTCCGGCGGGAAGCTCAAGATCCCCGCCGCCTACGCGGGGACGTGGACGGGCCGGACGCGGAGCACCAACCCCATGGACACCGACGGGGCCGAGAACACCGTGGTGCTGAAGCCGGGCGCGTCCACCGCGCAGTGGAGCGAGAAGGACGCCGGCGTGAGCTGCCGCGGCACGATCACGCTGACCCAGGTGGAGGCGTCGCGGCTGACGTTCTCGCTGGAAGCGATGGAGGGCGGCTGCATCCCGGGCACCGTCTGGCTCGCCAAGCAGGGCGACGCCGTCTCCTACACCTGGCGGGACGAGCCCGGCCCCGGCATCGTCACCCAGACCGGCACCCTGAGCAAGACCTAA
- a CDS encoding DUF5925 domain-containing protein codes for MSVMREVPFPSRESSELPMNIWIDDADSAIDVIDALALSPFATGAQPWSRLANLERVRPDAPLSPADGRLLRTARVEDGSESRLIAGEGWTLRVVRHRNRTATVSVTAVDEELAKSVLAQSIEGAEEAMPEVDHVEMGFWWRGMHGGTRSEKPITAQPWDEITKNYSAKVRPALDRLMSITPADVNGRLILLHGEPGTGKTTLLRTLAKQWHDWCQVDCVLDPERLFNEPGYLMEVAVGYDSDEDAQRWRLLVLEDCDELISSGAKAQAGQGLSRLLNLTDGLLGQGRDVLVAITTNEDLARLHPAVVRPGRCLAQVEVGPLTKEEAVTWLGSANGVSASGATLAQLYALRAGREFTPQPGDESTGLYL; via the coding sequence ATGTCTGTGATGAGGGAGGTGCCGTTCCCCAGCCGGGAGTCTTCCGAGCTCCCCATGAACATCTGGATCGACGACGCCGACTCCGCCATCGACGTCATCGACGCCTTGGCGCTGTCGCCGTTCGCGACGGGTGCGCAACCGTGGTCCCGCCTTGCCAATCTGGAGCGCGTACGCCCCGACGCCCCGCTGAGCCCGGCCGACGGCCGGCTGCTGCGCACGGCGCGGGTCGAGGACGGCTCGGAGTCGCGGCTGATCGCCGGCGAGGGCTGGACCCTGCGCGTCGTGCGTCATCGCAACCGCACGGCCACGGTCAGCGTCACGGCCGTGGACGAGGAGCTGGCCAAGAGCGTGCTCGCGCAGAGCATCGAGGGCGCCGAAGAGGCCATGCCGGAGGTGGACCACGTCGAGATGGGCTTCTGGTGGCGCGGCATGCACGGCGGCACCCGCTCGGAGAAGCCGATCACGGCGCAACCTTGGGACGAGATCACCAAGAACTACTCGGCCAAGGTCCGCCCCGCCCTCGACCGGCTGATGTCGATCACCCCCGCCGACGTCAACGGCCGCCTGATCCTGCTGCACGGCGAGCCGGGCACCGGCAAGACCACGCTGCTGCGCACGCTGGCCAAGCAGTGGCACGACTGGTGCCAGGTGGACTGCGTGCTCGACCCGGAGCGGCTGTTCAACGAGCCGGGCTACCTGATGGAGGTGGCCGTCGGCTACGACTCCGACGAGGACGCGCAGCGCTGGCGGCTGCTCGTCCTGGAGGACTGCGACGAGCTGATCAGCTCGGGCGCCAAGGCCCAGGCGGGCCAGGGGCTCTCGCGGCTGCTCAACCTGACCGACGGCCTGCTCGGCCAGGGGCGGGACGTCCTGGTGGCGATCACCACCAACGAGGACCTCGCCCGCCTCCACCCGGCCGTCGTCCGCCCCGGCCGCTGCCTGGCGCAGGTGGAGGTCGGGCCGCTGACCAAGGAGGAGGCCGTCACGTGGCTGGGCTCCGCCAACGGGGTGAGCGCGTCGGGCGCGACGCTGGCCCAGCTGTACGCCCTGCGCGCGGGCCGCGAGTTCACCCCGCAGCCGGGCGACGAGTCCACGGGCCTGTACCTCTGA